The following are from one region of the Acidobacteriota bacterium genome:
- the aroF gene encoding 3-deoxy-7-phosphoheptulonate synthase yields MVARTGDQPRVVVRIGDIEIGGDNEFVVMAGPCAVESERQILETAEFVAAAGARILRGGAYKPRSSPYSFQGMGVEGLKILRKAREYTGLAIVTEVMTETDVDVIAEYADVMQVGTRSMENYALLEALGRCGRPVLLKRGMSATLEDFMRSAQVIAMNGNPNIILCERGIRTFETATRNTLDIAAVPVLQTVSNLPVIVDPSHAAGVRCLVPILARAAVAVEADGMIVEVHPTPERAWSDGDQSLNFPEFRNMMDDLQPYLAIRRDIVRPGPQLLEARGAD; encoded by the coding sequence CTGGTCGCCAGAACTGGTGATCAGCCCCGTGTTGTGGTTCGAATCGGGGACATTGAGATCGGTGGCGACAACGAATTTGTCGTCATGGCCGGCCCGTGCGCAGTCGAATCCGAACGCCAGATTCTGGAGACAGCGGAGTTCGTTGCCGCAGCAGGGGCTCGCATTCTTCGTGGAGGCGCCTACAAGCCCCGGTCCTCCCCCTATTCCTTTCAGGGCATGGGAGTGGAAGGCCTGAAAATTCTGCGCAAGGCCCGGGAATACACCGGCCTGGCCATTGTCACGGAGGTCATGACCGAGACGGACGTGGATGTGATCGCAGAATACGCCGACGTCATGCAAGTCGGGACCCGGAGCATGGAGAACTATGCGTTGCTGGAGGCGCTCGGGCGATGCGGCCGGCCGGTCCTTCTGAAGCGCGGGATGAGCGCGACCCTCGAAGATTTCATGCGGTCGGCGCAAGTCATCGCGATGAACGGCAATCCCAACATCATTTTGTGCGAGCGCGGTATTCGGACCTTTGAGACTGCGACACGAAACACGCTGGACATTGCCGCTGTGCCGGTACTGCAAACCGTTTCCAATCTGCCGGTGATCGTGGACCCCAGCCATGCCGCGGGGGTGCGATGCCTGGTTCCGATTCTGGCGCGCGCGGCCGTGGCCGTTGAGGCCGATGGAATGATTGTCGAGGTGCATCCCACGCCTGAGCGAGCATGGAGCGACGGCGATCAGTCACTGAACTTCCCCGAATTCCGCAACATGATGGATGACCTGCAACCTTACCTCGCCATCCGGAGAGACATTGTTCGCCCTGGCCCACAATTATTAGAAGCGCGGGGGGCAGACTAG
- a CDS encoding marine proteobacterial sortase target protein has protein sequence MSGLVANWFRNALCPRFILALVALAGLLCAPASAGQGEKALPQVGEGTLLCRSPLSGRYETVPLLHTDVAVDVRGLVAAATVTQQYANSSAQPIEAIYVFPLPHDAAVYDMEIRIGDRLIRSSIREREEAKHVYEAAKSEGKHAALMEQERPNIFTMSVANIMPGDRIDVRLRYVEPLRWEDGRLRLVVPSVVGPRYIPGTQAAGHAGTGWAADTNDVADASRITPPVRNPDSRSGHDISLTVDLDTGFDTGSIKSISHVVNVRHLEDGRQRVELATGATLPNKDFVLEVQEAESKTPKTALFLSPASDSGETHFLLAALPPTVQSSERMPVEMLYMIDVSGSMAGTSIEQARGALLQALDRLRPSDRFGILEFSSGYHEFAPEPLQATSENLDAARNYVRHLEANGGTEMLPALLHLMKKPQIPGYLRHIILLTDGDLGNEEQIFSALRSDLGDARLYTVAIGSAPNFFLATKMAQFGRGTFTHIADINEIREQMARLFESIESPVLTDVKLTFTGVEVDQVYPERIPDLFLHQPLLIFGRISKGSTGTVHLTGRAGNQPYETSIAFDASKATFHPGITTLWARQRVEDLMDHWRHSDEKGQSEIRSSVIAHAIRYRLVTRFTSLVAVEEVVVNTSGQSNKSPVPTELPAGWQMEKVFGAPATGTADDFLQTLGLALLFAGLLSSLVLRRVRVGALS, from the coding sequence ATGTCAGGATTGGTTGCGAACTGGTTTAGGAATGCATTGTGTCCACGTTTTATTCTGGCGCTCGTTGCGCTCGCCGGACTCCTCTGTGCGCCGGCATCTGCTGGACAAGGGGAGAAAGCCCTCCCGCAGGTCGGGGAAGGGACCCTTCTCTGTCGATCTCCGCTCTCGGGGCGCTATGAAACCGTCCCGCTCCTACACACGGATGTCGCCGTCGATGTGCGCGGTCTGGTTGCCGCGGCGACAGTCACCCAGCAATACGCCAACTCCAGCGCTCAGCCCATAGAAGCCATCTACGTATTTCCTCTTCCGCATGACGCAGCAGTCTACGACATGGAAATCAGGATCGGAGACCGCCTGATCCGCAGCTCGATTCGCGAACGCGAGGAAGCCAAACACGTGTATGAGGCCGCGAAGTCTGAAGGGAAGCACGCTGCTTTGATGGAACAGGAGCGTCCGAATATCTTCACCATGTCGGTCGCAAACATCATGCCGGGCGACCGCATCGATGTCCGTCTGCGCTATGTGGAGCCGCTGCGCTGGGAAGACGGGCGGCTGCGGCTAGTCGTTCCATCGGTCGTGGGTCCACGCTACATTCCAGGAACACAGGCCGCGGGCCACGCCGGAACGGGTTGGGCCGCCGATACCAACGACGTCGCCGATGCTTCGCGAATTACGCCACCGGTTCGCAATCCAGACAGCCGGTCCGGTCACGACATTTCCCTGACCGTTGATCTGGACACCGGCTTCGATACCGGGTCGATCAAGAGCATTTCGCATGTGGTGAATGTGCGCCACTTGGAGGATGGCCGGCAACGCGTCGAACTCGCTACGGGAGCCACTCTTCCGAATAAGGATTTCGTGCTCGAAGTGCAGGAGGCTGAGAGTAAGACACCCAAAACGGCTCTCTTCTTATCTCCTGCCAGCGACTCCGGCGAAACTCATTTTCTGTTAGCCGCACTGCCTCCGACGGTGCAGTCCAGCGAGCGCATGCCGGTGGAAATGCTCTACATGATCGACGTGTCAGGATCGATGGCGGGTACTTCGATCGAGCAGGCTCGCGGAGCCTTGCTGCAGGCTCTCGACCGTCTGCGGCCGAGCGATCGTTTCGGAATCCTCGAGTTCAGCAGTGGCTATCACGAATTTGCGCCAGAACCTTTACAGGCCACCTCAGAAAACCTGGATGCGGCGCGCAATTACGTGCGGCACCTCGAAGCCAATGGCGGCACCGAAATGCTTCCCGCCTTGCTTCACTTGATGAAGAAACCTCAGATTCCCGGCTACCTGCGCCACATCATCCTTTTGACTGATGGCGATCTTGGCAACGAAGAGCAGATATTCTCCGCGCTCCGCTCTGATCTCGGCGACGCAAGGCTGTACACGGTTGCCATTGGTAGCGCTCCAAATTTCTTCCTGGCTACCAAGATGGCACAATTTGGACGCGGAACGTTTACTCACATTGCCGACATCAATGAGATCCGCGAACAGATGGCCCGCCTTTTCGAGAGCATCGAGAGTCCAGTCTTGACCGACGTGAAGTTGACTTTCACTGGAGTCGAAGTAGACCAAGTCTATCCAGAGCGTATTCCAGATCTGTTCCTGCACCAGCCGCTTCTCATCTTCGGGCGTATCTCCAAAGGCAGCACGGGTACTGTGCATCTGACCGGCCGTGCAGGGAATCAACCGTACGAAACGAGCATTGCGTTCGATGCGTCGAAAGCCACGTTCCATCCGGGTATCACGACTTTGTGGGCGCGGCAGCGGGTTGAAGACTTGATGGACCACTGGCGGCACTCGGATGAGAAAGGACAGTCCGAGATTCGTTCCAGCGTGATTGCTCATGCGATCCGCTACCGGCTTGTCACGCGCTTCACTTCGCTGGTCGCGGTCGAGGAAGTAGTCGTCAATACCAGTGGCCAATCCAACAAGTCTCCAGTGCCGACGGAGTTGCCGGCTGGCTGGCAAATGGAGAAAGTGTTCGGTGCTCCAGCAACCGGAACTGCCGACGATTTTCTTCAAACTCTCGGACTCGCACTTCTGTTCGCCGGACTGTTGTCATCACTTGTGCTACGCCGAGTGAGAGTAGGAGCGTTGTCGTGA
- a CDS encoding class GN sortase, with translation MKALRLACALALIVGTSLTARALYMHAKAELAGILIRRAWDESLVSGEHRAPWPWADTHPIARLRIPRLGYDEIVLEGATPRTLAFGPARLFSGAALGEPGNLLLAGHRTSWFRSLERISQGDSIQVGWFDSRERKLRERDYTVTLIRVVDPQDVTLLAPTSEDELTLVTCYPFGSSPTSPQRFIVRATPAGSSWLARSSGSQSDNF, from the coding sequence GTGAAGGCCCTACGCTTGGCATGCGCACTCGCACTCATCGTGGGAACATCTCTCACAGCTCGCGCACTGTACATGCATGCGAAGGCAGAGCTCGCGGGGATTCTGATTCGTAGAGCGTGGGACGAGAGCCTGGTATCGGGTGAGCATCGAGCGCCCTGGCCATGGGCGGACACTCATCCGATTGCGCGGCTGCGAATCCCGCGGTTGGGTTACGACGAAATTGTTCTGGAGGGCGCGACTCCACGAACGTTGGCCTTTGGTCCAGCCCGTCTGTTCAGCGGCGCTGCACTCGGCGAACCGGGAAACCTGCTGCTGGCAGGTCACCGCACCAGTTGGTTCCGGTCGCTCGAACGCATCTCGCAGGGAGACTCCATTCAAGTCGGTTGGTTTGATTCGCGGGAAAGAAAATTGCGAGAGCGGGACTATACCGTCACTCTAATTCGAGTGGTGGATCCACAGGATGTAACTTTGCTGGCGCCGACCTCGGAAGATGAGTTGACGCTCGTCACTTGCTACCCTTTTGGCAGTAGTCCGACTTCTCCGCAGCGCTTCATCGTCCGCGCGACGCCCGCCGGAAGCAGTTGGCTCGCACGGAGTTCAGGTTCGCAGAGCGACAATTTCTAA
- a CDS encoding porin family protein translates to MRKAVRALTIGITVLVLAMSALAQESRSEISLQGTGLFTKDSTGQGTTQRATDAGGFLVGYRYHINRWLAGEGVYGYGRNTQEFFSAAGLSRIQSNVHQATGGFVVNVPAPARFRIHPYVLAEGGALVFDPTNNAFGSVAGAQKQTVGVFSYGGGADFPLVKHVSLRAEYRGLVYHAPDFGISALNTDKITHAVQPSAGIVFHF, encoded by the coding sequence ATGCGGAAAGCAGTAAGAGCACTGACAATTGGGATTACGGTTCTGGTTCTGGCAATGAGCGCACTCGCTCAGGAATCCCGCTCCGAAATCAGTTTGCAGGGAACTGGCCTCTTTACAAAAGACTCGACCGGACAGGGAACGACTCAGCGCGCGACCGACGCCGGTGGGTTCTTGGTCGGTTATCGATATCACATTAACCGCTGGCTTGCCGGCGAGGGCGTTTACGGGTACGGACGCAACACGCAGGAGTTCTTTTCGGCCGCGGGACTTTCCCGGATCCAGTCGAACGTCCATCAGGCTACCGGAGGCTTCGTAGTAAACGTGCCGGCGCCGGCAAGGTTCCGAATCCATCCTTATGTGCTGGCGGAAGGTGGAGCCTTGGTGTTTGATCCGACAAACAACGCATTCGGATCAGTCGCTGGCGCGCAGAAGCAAACTGTCGGTGTCTTCTCCTACGGTGGCGGAGCGGACTTCCCACTCGTAAAGCACGTTTCTTTGCGGGCAGAATATCGCGGTTTGGTATACCACGCCCCCGACTTCGGAATCAGCGCGCTGAATACCGACAAGATTACTCATGCGGTTCAGCCTTCGGCTGGAATCGTGTTTCACTTCTGA
- a CDS encoding sigma 54-interacting transcriptional regulator, whose protein sequence is MSGKAELYPQVEEERYLALLRAASVIANSNCDDALDTLTAQLRDVTPFEYLHSVAFDEGTKKPLWFLCEVGGKRIDNPHDPAVSIADSPMEFVRDSGLPLVTDDWSRETRFQKHRHLLNELGIASTCALPLKRGDRFLGVLTFGRSYPNAYDEEEVRFLSLVADQIGLAIDAAMNFCVSQRVKDQLKLILDLNNQVVSNLEFDEFLHTTSSSVRQVMRCEAAAVMLADAEGKNLKVHALDFPESRGIFAEGAVIPVEGTMPGSAFRTGTPIVVNRLDPAEIPPEMYRKAVGEGLNSFCDVPLISKGRLLGILAVARRDENTFDAEEVSFLTQVANQVAIGVDNALAYSEIADLKNRLAQEKLYLEEEIRGELDFEGIVGQSSALRHVLQLVETVAPSDSTVLLLGETGTGKELIARAIHDRSRRKQRTFVKLNCAAIPTGLLESELFGHERGAFTGAISQKVGRLELADQGTLFLDEVGDIPLEIQPKLLRALQEREFERLGSTKTKKVDIRLVAATNRDLGKMIEDREFRSDLYYRLNVFPIRIPPLRERPEDIPLLVRYFAQKYGRRMEKQIESVPAAAMKKLSSWHWPGNIRELENFIERSVILTHGSALQVPVSELTNGSKDAPATGTYDTSERDQILQVLRTVRGRVGGPDGAAALLGLKRTTLISRMKKLEIDPRRLS, encoded by the coding sequence ATGTCGGGGAAAGCAGAGCTATACCCGCAGGTTGAAGAAGAGCGCTACCTGGCGTTACTGCGCGCCGCAAGTGTGATTGCGAACAGTAATTGCGACGACGCTCTGGATACGCTCACCGCTCAATTGCGCGACGTTACCCCCTTTGAGTATTTACATTCCGTTGCCTTTGATGAAGGCACCAAAAAGCCGCTCTGGTTTCTGTGTGAAGTAGGCGGCAAGAGAATCGACAACCCTCACGATCCTGCCGTTTCCATAGCCGATAGTCCGATGGAGTTCGTGCGGGACTCAGGACTTCCATTGGTGACGGATGACTGGAGTCGTGAAACGCGATTTCAAAAACACCGACATCTCCTGAACGAGCTCGGCATTGCGTCGACCTGTGCATTGCCGTTGAAGCGGGGAGACCGTTTCCTGGGCGTGTTGACGTTCGGCAGGTCTTACCCCAACGCCTACGACGAAGAAGAAGTTCGCTTCCTGTCGCTGGTAGCGGATCAGATCGGCCTCGCCATCGATGCTGCGATGAATTTCTGCGTTTCGCAGCGCGTAAAAGATCAACTGAAACTGATTCTCGATCTCAATAATCAGGTGGTATCGAACCTGGAGTTCGATGAGTTTCTGCATACCACTTCGTCGAGCGTGCGACAGGTCATGCGATGCGAAGCGGCTGCAGTCATGCTGGCCGATGCGGAGGGCAAAAATTTAAAAGTCCATGCCCTGGATTTCCCTGAGAGCCGGGGAATATTCGCTGAAGGCGCCGTCATTCCTGTCGAAGGAACGATGCCGGGCAGCGCGTTTCGCACTGGAACGCCGATCGTCGTGAACCGGCTCGATCCCGCCGAGATCCCTCCTGAGATGTATCGCAAGGCAGTCGGGGAAGGATTGAATTCCTTCTGCGACGTACCTCTCATCAGCAAGGGACGATTATTAGGCATTCTCGCGGTGGCGCGGCGGGACGAGAATACATTCGATGCGGAAGAAGTCTCTTTCCTGACGCAGGTAGCGAACCAGGTGGCGATCGGAGTCGACAATGCTCTCGCCTACAGCGAAATCGCCGATCTGAAAAACAGGCTGGCGCAGGAGAAGCTTTACCTTGAGGAAGAAATTCGCGGTGAATTGGATTTTGAAGGAATTGTCGGCCAGAGTTCCGCCCTTCGCCACGTTCTTCAATTGGTAGAAACTGTAGCTCCCAGCGATTCGACGGTGTTGTTGCTGGGTGAGACTGGTACCGGCAAAGAATTGATCGCGCGAGCGATCCACGATCGCAGCCGCCGCAAACAAAGGACCTTTGTAAAGCTCAATTGCGCTGCGATCCCCACCGGCCTGCTCGAGAGCGAACTGTTCGGACATGAACGCGGCGCATTCACCGGGGCAATCTCGCAGAAGGTCGGCCGCCTGGAGCTGGCGGATCAGGGGACACTGTTCCTTGATGAGGTGGGAGACATTCCACTTGAGATTCAACCGAAGCTGCTGCGCGCTTTGCAGGAACGCGAGTTTGAACGGCTGGGCAGTACGAAAACAAAGAAAGTGGACATCAGGCTGGTGGCCGCGACCAATCGCGATCTGGGCAAGATGATTGAAGACCGTGAATTCCGCAGCGATTTATATTACCGGCTGAATGTGTTTCCCATTCGAATCCCGCCCTTGCGTGAACGCCCGGAAGATATTCCATTGCTCGTGCGCTACTTCGCGCAGAAGTACGGACGCCGCATGGAAAAACAAATCGAGTCCGTGCCCGCTGCAGCGATGAAGAAATTGTCGAGCTGGCACTGGCCCGGCAACATTCGAGAGTTGGAGAACTTCATCGAGCGGTCCGTGATTCTGACGCACGGTTCTGCCCTCCAGGTCCCTGTCAGCGAACTGACGAACGGCAGCAAAGACGCTCCGGCAACGGGAACTTACGATACCAGTGAGCGAGACCAGATTCTGCAGGTCCTGAGAACGGTTCGAGGGCGAGTAGGCGGACCGGATGGCGCGGCGGCTCTCCTTGGCCTCAAGCGCACAACTCTGATCTCACGGATGAAGAAATTAGAGATCGATCCCCGTCGCCTGTCGTAG